A genomic window from Promicromonospora sukumoe includes:
- a CDS encoding VIT1/CCC1 transporter family protein has product MPHEPSDPARRSSGGTPTPEQRAHELHPARPRTRSDIRRWRRLLADERAEAAVYRDLAGRRTGEEREILLALARAEKRHESHWLDLLGPDVGAPVRGDLRTRGLGFLARRFGGVFVLALAQRAEARSSYAHDADATVTMAADEQIHEEVVRALATRGRNRLSGTFRAAVFGANDGLVSNLALVLGIGASGVATSTVLLTGLAGLLAGALSMGAGEFVSVRSQRELLEASSPSPTADAALPNLDVDANELALVYRARGMSSEEATTRADAVLARLAVAPSAGGLLLETGADGAPAADVDDLETHGTAWGAAVSSFLFFASGAVVPVLPYLLGLDGLAAVAVATALVGIALLVTGAVVGLLSGTSPLTRALRQIAIGLGAAAATYVLGLVFGATVG; this is encoded by the coding sequence GTGCCCCACGAACCGTCCGACCCCGCCCGTCGCTCGTCCGGCGGCACGCCCACGCCCGAGCAGCGCGCCCACGAGCTGCACCCGGCCCGCCCGCGGACCCGGTCCGACATCCGGCGGTGGCGGCGGCTGCTCGCCGACGAACGGGCCGAGGCGGCCGTCTACCGCGACCTGGCGGGCCGGCGCACGGGCGAGGAACGCGAGATCCTGCTCGCGCTCGCGCGGGCCGAGAAGCGGCACGAGTCGCACTGGCTGGATCTCCTGGGTCCTGACGTCGGCGCGCCCGTGCGTGGCGACCTGAGGACCCGCGGCCTCGGGTTCCTCGCCCGCCGCTTCGGCGGCGTCTTCGTGCTGGCGCTCGCCCAGCGGGCCGAGGCTCGCTCGTCGTACGCGCACGACGCCGACGCCACCGTGACCATGGCGGCCGACGAGCAGATCCACGAGGAGGTCGTGCGCGCGCTGGCCACCCGGGGGCGCAACCGGCTCTCGGGCACCTTCCGCGCCGCCGTCTTCGGCGCCAACGACGGGCTCGTGTCGAACCTCGCGCTCGTGCTCGGCATCGGCGCCTCCGGCGTGGCGACCAGCACGGTGCTGCTCACCGGGCTCGCGGGCCTGCTCGCCGGGGCGCTCTCCATGGGCGCCGGCGAGTTCGTGTCGGTGCGGTCGCAGCGGGAACTGCTCGAGGCGTCGTCGCCGTCCCCCACGGCCGACGCCGCGCTGCCGAACCTCGACGTCGACGCGAACGAGCTCGCGCTCGTCTACCGGGCGCGGGGGATGAGCAGCGAGGAAGCGACCACACGTGCCGACGCGGTGCTCGCCCGGCTCGCGGTCGCGCCGTCGGCGGGCGGTCTGCTCCTGGAGACCGGGGCGGACGGCGCCCCCGCCGCCGACGTCGACGACCTGGAGACGCACGGGACGGCCTGGGGTGCGGCGGTCTCGTCGTTCCTGTTCTTCGCGTCCGGCGCCGTGGTCCCGGTGCTGCCGTACCTGCTTGGCCTCGACGGGCTCGCGGCGGTCGCCGTCGCGACGGCGCTCGTCGGGATCGCGCTGCTGGTGACGGGCGCCGTCGTCGGCCTGCTGTCCGGGACGTCCCCGCTCACCCGGGCGCTGCGCCAGATCGCGATCGGGCTGGGCGCGGCCGCCGCGACCTACGTTCTCGGGCTCGTGTTCGGGGCCACCGTCGGGTGA
- a CDS encoding FAD-dependent oxidoreductase, with the protein MPEFDDGLTETALPSNAAAGTNPEGTAPVVETDVLVVGSGPAGASAALFLSSLGISNIMITKYRWTANTPRAHITNQRTMEIFRDLGIEDQVLADATPHELVGDTVFCTTIAGEEIGRILTWETHPAREADARLASPSLTVDIPQTYLEPILVKNATQRGTQSRFSTEYLGHTQDADGVSTRVLDRVTGTEYTIRSKYLIGGDGARSQVAADLGLPMEGAMDIAGSMNITFKADLTDLVGHRPSVLYWVLQPGSDVGGIGAGLVRMVRPWNEWLIVWGYDISGEPPQLDDAAAAEIVRQLVGVDDLDVEITGYSLWGNNQMYATHLQQGRVFCAGDAIHRHPPSNGLGSNTSVQDSYNLAWKIAAVLNGQAAPSLLDTYSAERAPVAEQIVLRANKSGGEFRFMEVLGVLDAETPEAMQAAIDERKANTPAGAAKRAALVEAMDLKNYEFNAHGVDMGQFYESAAVVPDGSPKPVDERDPELYYKQSTVPGARFPHVWVADVDGYKRSTHDLVPYGQFTLVTGIAGEAWADAAAKVAEELGVPLEAVVIGPGRDVIDTYYDWAKMRGVEESGAILVRPDAHVAWRAQTLADDPAGALGDALRSVLGRSEHDG; encoded by the coding sequence ATGCCTGAGTTCGACGACGGTCTGACCGAGACCGCACTGCCCAGCAACGCCGCCGCCGGCACGAACCCGGAGGGAACCGCACCGGTCGTCGAGACCGACGTGCTCGTCGTGGGTTCCGGTCCCGCGGGCGCTTCCGCGGCCCTGTTCCTGTCCAGCCTGGGGATCAGCAACATCATGATCACCAAGTACCGGTGGACGGCGAACACGCCCCGCGCGCACATCACCAACCAGCGCACCATGGAGATCTTCCGCGACCTGGGCATCGAGGACCAGGTGCTCGCGGACGCGACGCCGCACGAGCTGGTGGGCGACACCGTGTTCTGCACGACGATCGCCGGCGAGGAGATCGGCCGCATCCTCACCTGGGAGACCCACCCCGCCCGCGAGGCGGACGCGCGGCTGGCCTCGCCGTCGCTCACGGTGGACATCCCGCAGACCTACCTGGAACCGATCCTGGTCAAGAACGCCACCCAGCGCGGCACCCAGTCGCGGTTCTCCACGGAGTACCTGGGCCACACGCAGGACGCCGACGGCGTCAGCACCCGCGTGCTCGACCGCGTCACCGGCACCGAGTACACGATCCGCTCGAAGTACCTCATCGGCGGCGACGGCGCCCGCTCCCAGGTGGCGGCGGACCTCGGCCTGCCGATGGAGGGCGCGATGGACATCGCCGGCTCCATGAACATCACGTTCAAGGCCGACCTCACGGACCTCGTGGGCCACCGCCCGTCCGTCCTGTACTGGGTGCTCCAGCCGGGCTCCGACGTCGGCGGCATCGGCGCGGGCCTGGTCCGCATGGTGCGGCCGTGGAACGAGTGGCTCATCGTCTGGGGCTATGACATCTCGGGCGAGCCGCCGCAGCTCGACGACGCCGCGGCCGCCGAGATCGTGCGCCAGCTCGTGGGCGTCGACGACCTGGACGTCGAGATCACGGGCTACTCGCTGTGGGGCAACAACCAGATGTACGCCACGCACCTCCAGCAGGGGCGCGTCTTCTGTGCGGGCGACGCCATCCACCGGCACCCGCCGAGCAACGGCCTGGGCTCCAACACCTCGGTCCAGGACTCCTACAACCTGGCCTGGAAGATCGCCGCGGTGCTGAACGGCCAGGCGGCGCCGTCGCTGCTGGACACGTACTCGGCCGAGCGCGCGCCCGTCGCCGAGCAGATCGTGCTCCGCGCCAACAAGTCGGGCGGCGAGTTCCGGTTCATGGAGGTGCTCGGGGTGCTCGACGCCGAGACCCCCGAGGCGATGCAGGCCGCGATCGACGAGCGCAAGGCGAACACCCCGGCGGGCGCGGCCAAGCGCGCGGCGCTCGTGGAGGCGATGGACCTCAAGAACTACGAGTTCAACGCGCACGGCGTGGACATGGGCCAGTTCTACGAGTCGGCCGCGGTCGTCCCCGACGGGTCGCCGAAGCCCGTGGACGAGCGCGACCCCGAGCTCTACTACAAGCAGTCCACGGTGCCGGGCGCGCGCTTCCCGCACGTCTGGGTGGCCGACGTCGACGGGTACAAGCGCTCGACGCACGACCTGGTGCCGTACGGGCAGTTCACACTGGTCACCGGCATCGCGGGCGAGGCCTGGGCCGACGCCGCCGCCAAGGTCGCCGAGGAGCTCGGCGTGCCGCTGGAGGCCGTCGTCATCGGCCCGGGGCGCGACGTCATCGACACCTACTACGACTGGGCGAAGATGCGGGGCGTCGAGGAGTCGGGCGCGATCCTGGTGCGCCCCGACGCGCACGTCGCGTGGCGCGCGCAGACCCTGGCCGACGACCCGGCCGGGGCGCTGGGCGACGCGCTGCGGTCGGTCCTCGGACGGAGCGAGCACGATGGCTGA
- a CDS encoding MerR family transcriptional regulator: MTPQASRPLRTADVARESGYSVQQVRDLERLGVIPPAARGANGYRSYGSVHVRALRAYRGLAAAAGPVVARGLLAEALTGSLADAAAAIGAVHVRLAADRDEALRAQAALLAIQDEPPDVDGGTPARGTPEAATPGDRARAGAADPTADVLTITQLAAALGVRTSTLRFWEQEGLVLPERVTSLRARQYGPAAVREARIVTALRGSGYGIPAVRDVVTSLRRLPGADEGVARARQLLDRRLDQIATRTVALLRAGADLADLLDPPNS, from the coding sequence ATGACACCTCAGGCCTCCCGGCCGCTCCGCACGGCCGACGTCGCGCGAGAGTCGGGCTACTCCGTGCAGCAGGTCCGCGACCTGGAGCGGCTCGGCGTCATCCCGCCTGCCGCCCGCGGCGCCAACGGCTACCGCTCGTACGGGTCCGTGCACGTCCGGGCGCTGCGGGCGTACCGGGGCCTGGCGGCCGCCGCCGGGCCGGTGGTCGCGCGCGGTCTGCTCGCCGAGGCGCTGACCGGCAGCCTCGCCGACGCCGCCGCCGCGATCGGCGCGGTGCACGTCCGGCTGGCCGCCGACCGCGACGAGGCCCTCCGGGCGCAGGCGGCGCTGCTCGCGATCCAGGACGAGCCGCCCGACGTCGACGGCGGGACCCCGGCGCGCGGCACCCCGGAGGCCGCCACCCCAGGGGACCGAGCCCGCGCCGGGGCCGCGGACCCGACAGCCGACGTCCTGACGATCACCCAGCTCGCCGCGGCCCTCGGTGTGCGCACGTCCACGCTGCGGTTCTGGGAGCAGGAGGGGCTCGTGCTCCCCGAGCGCGTGACGTCGCTGCGCGCCCGGCAGTACGGGCCGGCCGCCGTCCGCGAGGCGCGCATCGTGACCGCGCTCCGGGGCAGCGGCTACGGCATCCCGGCGGTGCGCGACGTCGTCACGAGCCTGCGCCGCCTCCCCGGTGCCGACGAGGGTGTCGCACGGGCGCGCCAGCTCCTGGACCGCCGACTCGACCAGATCGCGACCCGCACGGTCGCGCTGCTCCGCGCGGGTGCCGACCTGGCCGACCTCCTCGACCCCCCAAACAGTTGA
- a CDS encoding MOSC domain-containing protein: MAELLAVCRVYVLHPDPGTVGVTAIDKRPVEGRVKVRPYGLYADVQADRANHGGLDQAVYAYAQEDADHWSAELGREVTPGLFGENLRISGLDVNGAVIGERWQIGSALLEVTQPRTPCQTFGRRLGEQRWVRRFTQANRTGAYLRVIENGDLGAGDTVDVVHHPLHGVTVADWFGAQYGLARAAAGSGSAGSAGSADSTGTYDAEAPAPESLEELAQRLLNAHAAGEVRLSVDMHRRSEQAASRAVVD; this comes from the coding sequence ATGGCTGAGCTCCTCGCGGTCTGTCGCGTGTACGTCCTGCATCCCGATCCCGGCACCGTGGGCGTCACGGCGATCGACAAGCGTCCCGTTGAGGGGCGGGTCAAGGTCCGGCCCTACGGCCTGTACGCGGACGTGCAGGCCGACCGCGCCAACCACGGCGGCCTCGACCAGGCGGTCTACGCCTACGCCCAGGAGGACGCCGACCACTGGTCCGCCGAGCTGGGCCGCGAGGTCACACCCGGGCTCTTCGGCGAGAACCTGCGGATCAGCGGCCTCGACGTGAACGGCGCGGTGATCGGCGAGCGCTGGCAGATCGGCTCGGCCCTGCTGGAGGTCACGCAGCCGCGCACGCCCTGCCAGACCTTCGGGCGCCGGCTCGGCGAGCAGCGCTGGGTGCGGCGGTTCACGCAGGCCAACCGCACGGGCGCGTACCTGCGCGTGATCGAGAACGGCGACCTCGGCGCGGGCGACACCGTCGACGTCGTGCACCACCCCCTGCACGGGGTGACCGTCGCGGACTGGTTCGGCGCGCAGTACGGCCTGGCCCGCGCGGCGGCCGGGTCCGGTTCGGCCGGCTCGGCCGGCTCGGCGGATTCAACCGGGACGTACGACGCCGAAGCGCCCGCCCCCGAGTCCCTGGAGGAGCTGGCCCAGCGGCTGCTGAACGCGCACGCCGCGGGCGAGGTCCGGCTCAGCGTCGACATGCACCGCCGCAGCGAGCAGGCCGCAAGCCGCGCCGTCGTCGACTAG
- a CDS encoding helix-turn-helix domain-containing protein yields the protein MSRATPASRGAVDHFSTRGLPAARRIELWEEHNADALVALQCRMLEDDSALEASEANLQLDRLHLAHVEANPHAVERTVRTVRARPTESVALYFTLRGEAFFYYDDGVRRLRPGQLLVCDADRPFLRGFSQGLEELAVKVPYDVFRSAGGTMPRTARVIDFGPPRAPVPNAHAAALAGLVARAVGPDGDGAADEDALLDLVTAVLVPPASGTQAAGAHFAAAEQYVRQWLRDPTMSARRIADAIGLSERQLSRVLAEHGTSVPRLVARRRVEMASRMLRMPSYAEQTVEAIGLRCGFSSAAQFSRVFREQSGMSPSEARRYALAVRPLSRRPQNTRPPDPPA from the coding sequence GTGTCACGTGCCACACCGGCGTCGCGCGGCGCCGTCGACCACTTCTCCACGCGAGGCCTGCCCGCGGCGCGGCGGATCGAGCTGTGGGAGGAGCACAACGCCGACGCCCTCGTGGCGCTGCAGTGCCGCATGCTCGAGGACGACTCGGCGCTGGAGGCGTCCGAGGCGAACCTCCAGCTCGACCGCCTGCACCTGGCGCACGTCGAGGCCAACCCGCACGCCGTCGAGCGCACGGTCCGCACGGTCCGCGCCCGCCCCACCGAGTCCGTGGCCCTCTACTTCACGCTCCGCGGCGAGGCGTTCTTCTACTACGACGACGGCGTGCGGCGGCTGCGCCCCGGCCAGCTCCTGGTGTGCGACGCCGACCGGCCGTTCCTGCGCGGCTTCTCCCAGGGCCTGGAGGAGCTCGCGGTGAAGGTGCCGTACGACGTGTTCCGCTCCGCGGGCGGCACCATGCCGCGCACGGCCCGCGTGATCGACTTCGGCCCGCCGCGCGCACCGGTCCCCAACGCCCACGCCGCCGCCCTCGCCGGCCTGGTCGCCCGCGCGGTGGGCCCGGACGGCGACGGCGCCGCCGACGAGGACGCCCTGCTCGACCTCGTCACGGCGGTGCTGGTCCCGCCCGCGTCCGGGACGCAGGCCGCGGGCGCGCACTTCGCCGCGGCCGAGCAGTACGTGCGGCAGTGGCTGCGCGACCCCACGATGTCGGCCCGCCGGATCGCCGACGCGATCGGCCTCAGCGAGCGGCAGCTCTCCCGCGTGCTGGCCGAGCACGGCACGAGCGTGCCGCGGCTGGTCGCGCGCCGCCGCGTCGAGATGGCGAGCCGCATGCTGCGCATGCCGTCGTACGCGGAGCAGACCGTCGAGGCGATCGGCCTGCGCTGCGGGTTCTCGTCGGCGGCCCAGTTCTCGCGCGTGTTCCGGGAGCAGTCGGGCATGTCGCCGTCGGAGGCCCGGAGGTACGCGCTCGCGGTGCGGCCGCTGAGCAGGCGGCCCCAGAACACGCGGCCGCCCGACCCGCCCGCTTGA
- a CDS encoding intradiol ring-cleavage dioxygenase — translation MAEPDAEQAAREQELTDRVAASFAGADDERLTTVLQSLTRHLHAFLREVRLTEDEWNQGIGFLTAAGHITDDKRQEFILLSDVLGASMQTIAINNAAYENATEATVFGPFFVDDAPRIENGGDIAGGATGQPCWVEGTVTDTSGKPVPGARIEVWEADEDGFYDVQYGDDRTSGRAHLFTDDDGGYRFWGVTPTPYPIPHDGPVGALLAASGRSPMRAAHLHFMVTAPGLRTLVTHIFVRGDELLASDSVFGVKDSLVMDFEEQPAGTPAPGGRTVEGTWARTRFDVVLAPAD, via the coding sequence ATGGCTGAGCCGGACGCCGAGCAGGCGGCCCGCGAGCAGGAGCTCACCGACCGGGTCGCGGCGTCGTTCGCCGGCGCGGACGACGAGCGGCTGACGACGGTGCTCCAGTCCCTGACCCGTCACCTGCACGCGTTCCTGCGCGAGGTGCGGCTCACGGAGGACGAGTGGAACCAGGGCATCGGGTTCCTCACCGCGGCCGGGCACATCACGGACGACAAGCGGCAGGAGTTCATCCTGCTGTCCGACGTGCTGGGCGCCTCCATGCAGACCATCGCGATCAACAACGCGGCGTACGAGAACGCGACGGAGGCCACGGTGTTCGGTCCGTTCTTCGTGGACGACGCGCCCCGCATCGAGAACGGCGGCGACATCGCGGGCGGCGCCACCGGCCAGCCGTGCTGGGTCGAGGGCACCGTCACCGACACCTCCGGCAAGCCGGTCCCCGGCGCGCGCATCGAGGTGTGGGAGGCGGACGAGGACGGCTTCTACGACGTCCAGTACGGCGACGATCGCACCTCCGGCCGCGCCCACCTCTTCACGGACGACGACGGCGGCTACCGCTTCTGGGGCGTCACGCCCACGCCGTACCCGATCCCGCACGACGGGCCGGTCGGGGCGCTGCTCGCGGCGTCGGGCCGCTCGCCCATGCGCGCCGCGCACCTGCACTTCATGGTGACGGCGCCCGGTCTGCGCACGCTGGTGACCCACATCTTCGTGCGCGGCGACGAGCTGCTCGCGTCGGACTCGGTGTTCGGCGTCAAGGACTCGCTCGTCATGGACTTCGAGGAGCAGCCCGCAGGCACCCCGGCACCGGGCGGCCGCACGGTCGAGGGCACCTGGGCCAGGACGCGGTTCGACGTCGTCCTCGCCCCGGCCGACTGA
- a CDS encoding PH domain-containing protein, protein MREEHLAEGETIVLRLRTHPKKVIKPILLLVLLLAVLVAIWVLPLPVDPFVLWFATAVILLLGVVAAAGPFLRWRTTSYIITNQRVALRTGILTQTGRDIPLYRINNVTFEKQLSDRFWGCGTLVISDGTDQPGMVLDDVPGVEEVQRTLQDLVRQGQQLSDD, encoded by the coding sequence ATGAGGGAAGAGCACCTCGCCGAGGGCGAGACCATCGTGTTGCGGCTTCGTACGCACCCGAAGAAGGTCATCAAGCCGATCCTGCTGCTCGTGCTGCTGCTCGCGGTGCTGGTCGCCATCTGGGTGCTGCCGCTGCCGGTCGACCCCTTCGTGCTGTGGTTCGCGACCGCCGTGATCCTGCTGCTCGGCGTGGTCGCCGCCGCGGGACCGTTCCTGCGGTGGCGCACGACGAGCTACATCATCACCAACCAGCGGGTCGCGCTGCGCACCGGAATCCTGACGCAGACCGGGCGCGACATCCCGCTCTATCGCATCAACAACGTCACGTTCGAGAAGCAGCTCAGCGACCGCTTCTGGGGCTGCGGCACCCTCGTGATCTCCGACGGCACGGACCAGCCGGGCATGGTGCTCGACGACGTGCCCGGCGTCGAAGAGGTGCAGCGCACCCTGCAGGACCTGGTCCGCCAGGGCCAGCAGCTCAGCGACGACTGA
- a CDS encoding class-II fumarase/aspartase family protein, with protein MNGESIRHFTDGRVPDAGIAHLFSVENRFQARLDVEAALALAEAEVGLIPEPAGETIARAAQIEKLDLDRVAAETASASHPLMPLIEEFARVVGREYGGWVHWGATTQNITQTADVLVLRDAHRSVKDLLAKVLRGMSKLAEASAAVPMAGRTHSQHAVPVTFGFKVAVWIDELAAHTDRLERLEDRLFRVLMGGAVGTFASFGPAGREVERRVANHLGLGTMPVPSRAINDGIVELVLVLGQVAGTAGKIGKDIYSMMQPEFGEAFEPIPEGTVGSSTMPHKRNPQLALDLLSMSAQLRALAAPALESMQHDHEANGGMTDLLESTVSRATVLAGDILTRLDVILGGLELDEQRMRANLALSEGLIGSESLMMELGERIGRQKAHEVVYEVAQESAVGDEQFLDLLVRNATVSAYFDRDEICRLIDPRAYLGESVTIAQDMAQHARAVADRLEFSARTAKPVPLFLRETAAATSASEDDDADPVASGRIAPAARTAEELLLVGL; from the coding sequence ATGAATGGCGAATCGATTCGACACTTCACGGACGGACGCGTTCCCGACGCCGGGATCGCGCACCTCTTCAGCGTCGAGAACCGATTCCAGGCGCGCCTCGACGTCGAGGCCGCGCTCGCGCTCGCAGAGGCCGAGGTCGGCCTGATCCCGGAGCCGGCGGGTGAGACCATCGCCCGGGCCGCGCAGATCGAGAAGCTGGACCTCGACCGCGTGGCGGCCGAGACGGCGTCGGCCAGCCACCCCCTGATGCCGCTCATCGAGGAGTTCGCCCGCGTGGTCGGGCGCGAGTACGGCGGCTGGGTGCACTGGGGCGCCACCACGCAGAACATCACGCAGACGGCCGACGTCCTGGTGCTGCGCGACGCGCACCGCTCGGTCAAGGACCTGCTCGCCAAGGTGCTGCGCGGCATGTCCAAGCTCGCGGAGGCCTCCGCGGCGGTGCCGATGGCGGGCCGCACGCACAGCCAGCACGCCGTGCCGGTCACGTTCGGCTTCAAGGTCGCGGTCTGGATCGACGAGCTCGCGGCGCACACCGACCGGCTCGAGCGCCTCGAGGACCGGCTGTTCCGGGTGCTCATGGGTGGCGCCGTCGGCACCTTCGCGTCGTTCGGGCCCGCCGGGCGCGAGGTCGAGCGCCGGGTCGCCAACCACCTCGGGCTCGGCACCATGCCGGTCCCGTCGCGCGCCATCAACGACGGCATCGTCGAGCTGGTGCTCGTCCTCGGCCAGGTCGCCGGCACTGCCGGCAAGATCGGCAAGGACATCTACTCGATGATGCAGCCCGAGTTCGGCGAGGCGTTCGAGCCCATCCCCGAGGGCACCGTCGGCAGCTCGACCATGCCGCACAAGCGCAACCCGCAGCTCGCCCTCGACCTGCTGTCGATGAGCGCCCAGCTCCGTGCCCTCGCGGCGCCCGCGCTCGAGTCGATGCAGCACGACCACGAGGCCAACGGCGGCATGACCGACCTCCTGGAGTCGACCGTCTCCCGCGCCACCGTCCTGGCCGGCGACATCCTGACCCGCCTCGACGTGATCCTCGGCGGGCTGGAGCTCGACGAGCAGCGGATGCGCGCCAACCTGGCGCTGAGCGAGGGCCTCATCGGCTCGGAGTCGCTCATGATGGAGCTGGGCGAGCGCATCGGCCGGCAGAAGGCCCACGAGGTCGTGTACGAGGTGGCGCAGGAGTCCGCCGTCGGCGACGAGCAGTTCCTCGACCTGCTGGTGCGGAACGCGACCGTCAGCGCGTACTTCGACCGCGACGAGATCTGCCGCCTGATCGACCCGCGCGCCTACCTCGGCGAGAGCGTCACCATCGCGCAGGACATGGCGCAGCACGCCCGCGCGGTCGCCGACCGGCTGGAGTTCAGCGCCCGGACGGCGAAGCCGGTCCCGCTCTTCCTGCGCGAGACGGCCGCGGCGACGTCGGCGAGCGAGGACGACGACGCCGACCCGGTCGCGTCCGGGCGGATCGCGCCCGCCGCCCGCACCGCCGAGGAGCTCCTGCTCGTCGGCCTGTAG
- a CDS encoding histidine phosphatase family protein, whose translation MPDETLPPNPTAAQPTVLKPSHEPQLVLLRHGQTEWSASGQHTGRTDLPLTVDGEAQARSAGATLAGYEFAAVLTSPRTRARRTAELVGHAGAVVDEDLAEWDYGPVDGRTSRDVSEILGRDFQIFDDGVRVLPPSAEHGEGRPGETLDQVAVRAARVVARAEEVLRGTGPGAGGHVLLVAHGHLLRVLATVWLGVDPRLGARFELGTAAVCLLGYGHGLRTIEGWNLAAQ comes from the coding sequence ATGCCCGACGAGACGTTGCCGCCGAACCCGACCGCGGCCCAGCCCACCGTCCTGAAGCCCTCGCACGAACCGCAGCTCGTGCTGCTGCGGCACGGCCAGACCGAGTGGAGCGCGAGCGGGCAGCACACGGGGCGCACCGACCTGCCGCTCACGGTGGACGGCGAGGCGCAGGCCCGCTCGGCCGGGGCGACGCTGGCCGGCTACGAGTTCGCGGCCGTCCTCACCTCCCCGCGCACACGCGCGCGGCGGACGGCGGAGCTCGTGGGCCACGCAGGCGCCGTCGTCGACGAGGACCTCGCCGAGTGGGACTACGGGCCGGTCGACGGCCGCACCTCGCGCGACGTCTCGGAGATCCTGGGGCGCGACTTCCAGATCTTCGACGACGGCGTGCGGGTGCTGCCGCCGTCGGCCGAGCACGGCGAGGGGCGCCCCGGCGAGACGCTGGACCAGGTCGCCGTCCGGGCCGCGCGGGTCGTCGCCCGGGCCGAAGAAGTGCTGCGCGGGACCGGTCCGGGAGCCGGCGGCCACGTGCTGCTCGTCGCGCACGGGCACCTGCTGCGGGTGCTCGCGACGGTGTGGCTCGGCGTGGACCCGCGGCTGGGCGCCCGGTTCGAGCTCGGCACCGCCGCCGTGTGCCTGCTGGGGTACGGGCACGGTCTGCGCACGATCGAGGGATGGAACCTGGCGGCGCAGTAG
- a CDS encoding DUF6194 family protein produces the protein MDLQQSTGPTIEQIIAAVRDLDGALVVAPAVGDPAVPELAWGDAFFYYAPDGRMPQNVQPYGTIVTKNYPDDTTSDLDPEGRWRVNVHVGRAQLAELTGTVEPREGGPGPATADVVRPHPVYGSVGWVAVVNPGPATGETVLALLRDAHEAARARYERRAEPLS, from the coding sequence ATGGACCTTCAGCAGAGTACCGGCCCGACCATCGAGCAGATCATCGCGGCGGTGCGCGACCTCGACGGCGCACTCGTCGTCGCACCCGCCGTCGGCGACCCCGCCGTCCCGGAGCTGGCCTGGGGTGACGCGTTCTTCTACTACGCGCCCGACGGGCGCATGCCCCAGAACGTCCAGCCGTACGGGACGATCGTCACCAAGAACTACCCCGACGACACGACCTCGGACCTCGACCCCGAGGGGCGTTGGCGGGTCAACGTCCACGTCGGCCGGGCGCAGCTCGCCGAGCTCACGGGCACCGTCGAGCCCAGAGAGGGCGGTCCGGGACCCGCCACCGCCGACGTCGTGCGGCCGCACCCGGTGTACGGGTCGGTCGGCTGGGTCGCCGTCGTCAACCCCGGGCCCGCGACGGGCGAGACCGTGCTCGCCCTGCTGCGCGACGCCCACGAGGCCGCGCGCGCCCGCTACGAACGCCGCGCCGAACCCCTCAGTTGA
- a CDS encoding ribonuclease H family protein, translated as MDAVIIVSTHGSAAPGGAIGWAWINHAGGQFDSGGAAQGNDQVAALSALLRAIDAHPGSEPLLVESGSQYAVRTVSEWSEGWKRNGWRSPAGEPVPNLDLVQGIDRAVAERTGPVRFHWVRGHVGNPYNERVDQLAGFAAEEWDAGRGGVGEMLVPDAGMIPDAELRDGSLAPETRESTAPATRPTPVVSGAGRTWESGTLF; from the coding sequence ATGGACGCCGTGATCATCGTCAGCACGCACGGGTCGGCCGCGCCGGGCGGCGCGATCGGATGGGCGTGGATCAACCACGCGGGCGGGCAGTTCGACTCGGGCGGCGCGGCCCAGGGCAACGATCAGGTCGCGGCACTCTCAGCTCTGCTCCGCGCCATCGACGCGCATCCCGGCAGCGAGCCGCTGCTCGTCGAGTCCGGCTCCCAGTACGCCGTCCGGACCGTGTCCGAGTGGTCGGAGGGATGGAAGCGCAACGGCTGGCGCTCCCCCGCCGGCGAGCCCGTGCCGAACCTCGACCTGGTGCAGGGCATCGACCGCGCCGTCGCGGAGCGCACCGGGCCGGTCCGGTTCCACTGGGTGCGCGGCCACGTCGGCAACCCGTACAACGAGCGCGTCGACCAGCTCGCCGGGTTCGCCGCGGAGGAGTGGGACGCGGGACGCGGCGGCGTCGGCGAGATGCTGGTCCCCGACGCCGGGATGATCCCCGACGCCGAGCTGCGGGACGGGAGCCTCGCCCCCGAGACCCGCGAGAGCACGGCGCCCGCGACCCGGCCGACGCCGGTGGTGTCCGGGGCGGGCCGCACCTGGGAGTCGGGCACCCTCTTCTAG